One stretch of Paenibacillus sp. FSL R5-0341 DNA includes these proteins:
- the cobT gene encoding nicotinate-nucleotide--dimethylbenzimidazole phosphoribosyltransferase — MNNEQVLERLLGRIVGPNEEIAAEASAHVDALTKPPGSLGKLEQLVIRLAGITGKARPRLDRRAVIVMAADHGVVAEGISAFPAEVTPQMVLNFLAGGAAVNVLARHAGADVICVDIGVNADLEHPDLLSRKVRKGTANMAKGAAMTRDEAIQAILAGVDVVSAEVAKGAQLFVTGEMGIGNTTASAAVMCALTGTAPASAVGRGTGIDDAGLQRKAAVVSQALSVNSPNREDALDVLCKVGGLEIAGLTGVILAAAANGCPVVVDGFISTAAALIARQLAPVSTAYMIASHTSHESGHAALLRELDLKPMLDLDMRLGEGTGGVLSLHLIDAACLLLNEMATFASAGVSDGTNKVSDADVSTSEGDVADSNVTGASSVQGEVSL, encoded by the coding sequence ATGAATAATGAACAGGTGTTGGAACGGTTACTGGGTCGGATCGTGGGTCCTAATGAAGAAATTGCGGCAGAAGCCTCCGCACATGTGGATGCATTGACGAAACCACCCGGCAGTCTGGGTAAGCTGGAACAACTGGTTATTCGTCTTGCGGGAATCACTGGCAAGGCTCGTCCACGTTTGGATCGCAGAGCCGTCATTGTGATGGCCGCAGATCACGGCGTGGTGGCGGAAGGTATTAGTGCTTTCCCAGCCGAGGTAACGCCGCAGATGGTCCTTAATTTCCTGGCTGGAGGGGCTGCTGTCAACGTACTTGCCCGCCACGCCGGAGCCGATGTAATCTGTGTGGATATCGGGGTTAATGCCGATCTGGAACATCCTGACCTGCTTTCCCGCAAAGTTCGTAAAGGTACGGCCAACATGGCAAAGGGTGCAGCAATGACTCGTGATGAAGCAATTCAAGCCATTCTTGCAGGTGTCGATGTGGTATCGGCAGAGGTGGCAAAGGGAGCGCAGTTGTTCGTTACCGGGGAAATGGGGATTGGTAATACAACCGCGAGTGCAGCGGTGATGTGTGCATTAACCGGAACTGCACCTGCTTCAGCGGTTGGGCGAGGAACAGGGATTGATGATGCGGGATTGCAGCGTAAAGCCGCCGTGGTTAGCCAGGCACTGAGCGTGAATTCCCCAAATCGGGAAGATGCACTGGACGTACTTTGTAAAGTGGGTGGCCTGGAAATTGCCGGACTGACGGGTGTGATTCTTGCTGCAGCTGCGAACGGATGTCCTGTTGTCGTGGATGGATTCATCTCGACTGCGGCCGCATTAATTGCAAGACAGCTTGCTCCCGTGAGCACGGCTTATATGATTGCTTCTCATACTTCACATGAAAGTGGACATGCAGCTCTGCTTCGTGAACTTGATCTGAAACCGATGCTGGATCTGGACATGCGGCTGGGTGAAGGAACTGGTGGTGTGCTAAGCCTTCATCTGATTGATGCAGCCTGTCTCCTCTTGAATGAGATGGCGACCTTTGCAAGTGCAGGGGTATCTGATGGAACGAACAAGGTTTCGGATGCCGATGTGAGTACAAGTGAGGGTGATGTAGCGGACTCTAATGTTACAGGTGCTTCGTCGGTTCAAGGAGAGGTCTCGCTATGA
- the cobU gene encoding bifunctional adenosylcobinamide kinase/adenosylcobinamide-phosphate guanylyltransferase has translation MSVLVTGGARSGKSSFAERLCMQRSSEAWYVATAQAYDDEMRERIGLHQNQREASGYLWHTLEEPLALPALITRMGEDHTGTSAPTILVDCLTLWLTNVLLAHEHEDEQILQNHMDALVEAIKSYPGLLVLVTNEVGDGIVPEYALGRKYRDLAGILNQRIAVICREVFLVTVGIAIELKSKEYRL, from the coding sequence ATGAGTGTGTTGGTGACGGGTGGAGCGCGTAGTGGGAAAAGTTCGTTTGCCGAGCGTCTCTGTATGCAACGCTCCTCAGAGGCTTGGTATGTGGCTACGGCTCAGGCGTATGATGACGAGATGCGTGAGCGTATAGGTTTACACCAGAATCAGCGCGAGGCATCAGGTTATCTATGGCATACGTTGGAGGAACCACTTGCATTACCGGCACTCATTACACGTATGGGAGAAGACCATACGGGTACGTCTGCACCGACGATTCTGGTCGATTGTCTGACGCTCTGGTTGACCAATGTTCTGCTTGCACATGAACACGAAGACGAGCAGATTTTGCAAAATCATATGGATGCTCTGGTAGAAGCGATCAAGTCCTACCCGGGGCTGCTCGTACTTGTCACGAATGAAGTGGGCGATGGTATTGTGCCGGAGTATGCGCTTGGCAGGAAATATCGGGATCTGGCAGGTATATTGAATCAGCGGATTGCAGTCATATGTCGTGAAGTGTTCCTGGTAACTGTAGGCATTGCGATTGAGCTGAAAAGCAAGGAGTATCGTTTATGA